One genomic window of bacterium includes the following:
- a CDS encoding coiled coil domain-containing protein: MNEKELYRQKYQAQLDEWKADVAKLKAKAAGAKAGAQIEVTRQLEELDRRMHEAGARLSELAAAGEETWDAARKKVDTSWEALKAGVGAAAAKFKEQGRDDVHPGKGSR, translated from the coding sequence ATGAACGAGAAGGAACTGTACCGGCAGAAATATCAAGCGCAGCTGGACGAGTGGAAGGCCGACGTCGCCAAGCTCAAGGCGAAGGCGGCGGGGGCCAAGGCGGGCGCGCAGATCGAGGTCACCAGGCAGCTCGAGGAACTCGACCGAAGGATGCACGAGGCCGGCGCCAGGCTCTCGGAGCTCGCCGCGGCGGGCGAAGAGACGTGGGACGCCGCCAGGAAGAAGGTCGACACCTCCTGGGAAGCCCTCAAGGCCGGCGTGGGCGCCGCGGCGGCGAAGTTCAAGGAACAGGGGCGGGACGACGTTCATCCGGGAAAGGGAAGCCGATGA
- a CDS encoding pentapeptide repeat-containing protein — MRKFPVFLTVCSLLLPQIAHAAPVKPVLPISVKTTLTAGRTYTFTFRLFDVAQGGTALWAESKPYKVPADQTVAHRLGSVDPLNDLPEAAFANQQLWVEVKAGAFLKRMALPVVPYALWSATSDVPGLPGPKGDKGDPGIATVAGIRCPARFVLNGFDDAGSPICVLATYSPNVDLHGADLHGSDFSSYNLERANLSGANLAGVSFANASLKGANLSGATGLSTGQFQGIGELGLMSCNLAGLDLSGFDFSALNLDYANLSGANVTGATFAGARLVSTNLTGATLTGANLSGARIGSANLTGVTGLSAAQLRSAVSPGGCNLSGLDLSGFDLSGLDLNDVNFTGANLTGANLTGATISMANLTGAIGLTAAQLRSTATNGLAFCTLSGINLSGSDLSGMNLLGVKLIGANLAGANLTGTNLANADLTGADLTGATLTGVLWQMTTCPDGTNSATNGTTPQSCIGH, encoded by the coding sequence ATGCGGAAGTTCCCGGTGTTTCTGACTGTCTGTTCCCTGCTCCTTCCCCAGATCGCCCACGCCGCCCCCGTCAAGCCGGTGCTGCCCATCAGCGTCAAGACCACGCTCACGGCGGGCAGGACCTACACGTTCACGTTCCGTCTCTTCGACGTGGCGCAGGGCGGGACCGCCCTGTGGGCAGAGTCGAAGCCCTACAAGGTTCCCGCCGACCAGACCGTGGCCCACCGCCTCGGCAGCGTGGACCCGCTCAATGACCTCCCCGAGGCGGCATTCGCCAACCAGCAGCTCTGGGTGGAGGTGAAGGCCGGGGCCTTCCTGAAGCGCATGGCGCTGCCGGTGGTCCCCTACGCCCTGTGGAGCGCCACGAGCGACGTGCCCGGTCTTCCCGGCCCGAAGGGAGACAAGGGCGACCCCGGCATCGCGACGGTGGCCGGGATTCGCTGCCCGGCGCGCTTCGTGCTCAATGGGTTCGACGACGCCGGCAGCCCGATCTGCGTCCTGGCCACCTACAGCCCGAACGTGGACCTTCACGGGGCCGACCTCCACGGATCCGACTTCTCCAGCTACAACCTCGAGCGCGCCAACCTCTCGGGCGCCAACCTCGCCGGCGTCTCCTTCGCCAACGCCAGCCTCAAGGGCGCCAATCTGAGCGGCGCCACCGGGCTCTCGACCGGCCAGTTCCAGGGGATCGGCGAGCTTGGCCTGATGAGCTGCAACCTCGCGGGACTCGACCTGAGCGGCTTCGACTTCAGCGCGCTCAATCTCGACTACGCGAACCTCTCCGGCGCCAACGTCACCGGCGCCACCTTCGCCGGCGCCAGGCTCGTCAGCACGAACCTGACCGGGGCCACCCTCACCGGCGCGAACCTCTCCGGTGCCAGGATCGGAAGCGCGAACCTGACCGGGGTGACGGGGCTGTCCGCCGCTCAGCTCCGCAGCGCGGTCTCCCCGGGAGGGTGCAATCTCTCCGGCCTGGACCTGAGCGGATTCGACTTGAGCGGTCTCGACCTGAACGACGTGAACTTCACGGGCGCCAACCTCACGGGCGCCAACCTCACCGGCGCCACGATCTCCATGGCGAACCTGACGGGGGCGATCGGCCTCACGGCCGCGCAGCTCCGGAGCACCGCGACCAACGGCCTCGCATTCTGCACGCTGTCGGGAATCAACCTGAGCGGCTCCGACCTCAGCGGGATGAATCTCCTGGGTGTGAAGCTTATCGGCGCCAATCTCGCCGGCGCCAACCTCACGGGCACCAACCTCGCCAACGCCGACCTCACGGGCGCCGATCTCACGGGCGCCACGCTCACCGGGGTTCTCTGGCAAATGACCACCTGCCCGGACGGCACCAACAGCGCCACCAACGGGACGACTCCGCAGTCCTGCATCGGGCATTGA
- a CDS encoding M28 family peptidase, producing the protein MDAGSPSGWARLVGAGAFAGEGSYPIPAYSEFMPAVRLGVKPYRNAVDPLFFSRDDPHGWPISEREEHLELRPGMASIAAQVLRALRQLVRGERTHGLAGRMLAGNPYWPSDLAAGLQATRPATHVVILPLALSRTQDEMGRVRWTLFGGSEHGPALPFWKSFFVAPGREAPAEDALGFFRELLLTAYGESVDSWDELRRAGFRLLSPEGSGTSLPGWAAPLVWQPGMSLAGVRFLLAFQPFSELPGPVRESYLRGVLQLLPFPGSLLFWGDPGSRALRKELPSAGQIPLLHSVRRHEAWHGIRVPQSGWFHEPRPGRQVPRGDLGPLRETFRRTHRHARVHRHEDALEIGAREERVVHGLFSTRPEDLGLYGKPMARNSQIWCEEHRLVLDGPSAGRPEIEAAVRRIKEGGHFGYRFFYPPMTVGSHQVVWHRPLVACLSPDGGASVLDGAPAGWLTATGGGDGRDLELWPRLLDRPGYRDAVSLFKDGVHEHKTLCRSLSLLEARELLGGRRLSRPFARRLVNLPRGRDLENWIRDVSQARAAADTGGRLAELLAGCVDPETTGQARTRRTEPAGLTYRRTARRSFEESYWRRIAFLAGGRYVNKANADCVRDATTLARLRHHHRDLEALGDHLLAYYRAVAARQGLRRRVIVGEMPFRWHTDFAFDWWGGWLANQHGLTEERNLVVVIPGRDRSRAVIMSDHYDTAYMEDVYAEGAGGGARLAAAGADDNHSATAALMGAAPVLMELSREGRLGCDVWLIHLTGEEFPSDCMGARHLCQRLVDGTLQVRSADGRWHDLSGVAIDGVFVLDMVAHNNPAEPDVFQISPGTGGRAVQLACQTHEAAEAWNAAAASWNRRPGRRGRPRGRRGATETAVPPLAPHPILDGQVRLPHDPHSTLYNTDGQIFSDAGIPVVLIMENYDISRQGYHDTHDTMANIDLDYGAAVAAVAIEAVARVAGTSPNRRVELVRG; encoded by the coding sequence GTGGACGCCGGATCACCGAGCGGCTGGGCGCGCCTCGTCGGCGCCGGCGCCTTCGCGGGCGAGGGAAGCTATCCGATCCCGGCGTACTCCGAGTTCATGCCGGCGGTCCGGCTCGGGGTGAAGCCGTATCGCAACGCCGTCGACCCGCTGTTCTTCTCACGGGACGACCCCCACGGCTGGCCGATCTCCGAGCGTGAGGAGCACCTCGAACTGCGCCCGGGCATGGCGAGCATTGCCGCCCAGGTGCTCAGGGCCCTGCGGCAGCTTGTCCGCGGCGAACGCACACACGGCCTGGCCGGCAGGATGCTGGCGGGCAATCCGTACTGGCCGTCCGATCTGGCGGCCGGGCTGCAGGCGACGCGGCCGGCGACGCACGTTGTCATCCTGCCACTGGCGCTCTCCCGCACCCAGGACGAGATGGGCAGGGTGCGGTGGACGCTGTTTGGCGGCAGCGAACACGGTCCGGCTCTGCCGTTCTGGAAGAGCTTCTTCGTCGCTCCGGGCCGGGAAGCTCCCGCGGAGGACGCGCTGGGTTTCTTTCGCGAACTGCTCCTGACGGCGTATGGCGAGTCCGTCGATTCCTGGGATGAGTTGCGGCGGGCGGGTTTCCGGCTGCTGTCGCCCGAGGGAAGCGGGACATCCCTTCCCGGCTGGGCGGCGCCTCTCGTGTGGCAGCCTGGCATGAGCCTGGCCGGCGTTCGGTTCCTGCTGGCGTTCCAGCCGTTCAGCGAGCTGCCCGGGCCGGTGCGCGAGTCCTACCTCCGCGGGGTTCTCCAGCTGCTGCCGTTTCCCGGGAGCCTTCTCTTCTGGGGAGACCCGGGGTCCCGCGCACTCCGGAAGGAACTGCCCTCGGCCGGACAGATTCCCCTTCTCCACAGCGTGCGCCGGCACGAGGCCTGGCACGGCATCCGGGTGCCGCAGTCCGGGTGGTTCCACGAGCCGCGGCCCGGCCGGCAGGTTCCCCGGGGCGACCTCGGCCCCCTGCGGGAGACCTTCCGGCGGACGCATCGCCACGCCCGGGTGCACCGCCACGAGGATGCACTGGAGATCGGCGCCCGCGAGGAACGCGTGGTTCACGGGCTGTTCAGCACGCGTCCCGAGGACCTCGGGCTCTACGGCAAGCCGATGGCACGGAACAGCCAGATCTGGTGCGAGGAGCACCGGCTCGTCCTCGACGGCCCGAGCGCCGGGCGCCCCGAAATCGAGGCTGCCGTTCGGCGCATCAAGGAGGGAGGCCACTTCGGCTACCGGTTCTTCTACCCGCCGATGACGGTGGGATCCCATCAGGTCGTGTGGCATCGGCCGCTTGTCGCGTGCCTTTCGCCGGACGGCGGCGCTTCGGTTCTCGACGGCGCCCCGGCGGGCTGGCTGACCGCGACTGGTGGCGGCGACGGCCGCGACCTCGAGTTGTGGCCGCGCCTTCTTGACCGCCCGGGCTATCGGGACGCCGTGAGCCTCTTCAAGGACGGTGTCCACGAGCACAAGACGTTGTGCCGGAGCCTCAGCCTCCTCGAGGCCCGGGAGCTGCTTGGGGGCCGCAGGCTCTCCCGCCCCTTCGCCCGCCGGCTCGTCAACCTCCCGCGCGGGCGCGACCTGGAGAACTGGATCCGGGACGTCTCCCAGGCGCGAGCGGCCGCCGACACGGGCGGGAGGCTGGCCGAACTGCTCGCCGGATGCGTCGATCCCGAGACCACCGGGCAGGCGCGCACCCGGAGGACGGAGCCCGCGGGACTGACGTACCGGCGCACCGCCCGGCGTTCATTCGAGGAATCCTACTGGCGGCGGATTGCCTTCCTTGCCGGCGGGCGCTACGTGAACAAGGCCAATGCCGACTGCGTGCGCGACGCGACGACCCTCGCCCGCCTGCGCCATCATCACCGGGACCTCGAGGCCCTCGGCGACCACCTGCTCGCGTATTACCGCGCGGTGGCGGCGCGCCAGGGGCTGCGGCGGCGCGTCATCGTCGGGGAGATGCCGTTCCGCTGGCACACGGACTTCGCGTTCGACTGGTGGGGCGGGTGGCTGGCCAACCAGCACGGTCTCACGGAGGAGCGCAACCTCGTCGTGGTCATTCCCGGGCGCGACCGCAGCCGCGCCGTGATCATGAGCGATCACTACGACACGGCGTACATGGAGGACGTCTACGCCGAGGGCGCCGGGGGCGGGGCCCGGCTCGCCGCCGCCGGGGCCGATGACAACCATTCGGCGACCGCGGCGCTGATGGGCGCGGCGCCGGTGCTGATGGAGCTGAGCCGCGAAGGGCGCCTCGGCTGCGACGTCTGGCTGATCCACCTCACCGGAGAAGAGTTCCCTTCGGACTGCATGGGAGCCCGGCACCTGTGCCAGCGCCTCGTGGACGGTACGCTGCAGGTCCGCAGTGCCGACGGTCGCTGGCACGATCTCTCCGGCGTCGCCATCGACGGCGTGTTCGTGCTCGACATGGTGGCTCACAACAACCCCGCGGAGCCGGACGTCTTCCAGATCTCCCCCGGCACCGGCGGGCGGGCCGTCCAACTGGCCTGCCAGACGCACGAGGCGGCCGAGGCCTGGAACGCAGCGGCTGCGTCCTGGAACCGGCGGCCGGGGAGGCGCGGGCGACCGCGGGGCAGGCGCGGCGCGACCGAGACGGCGGTGCCGCCGCTCGCGCCCCACCCGATTCTCGACGGCCAGGTCCGGCTGCCCCACGACCCGCACAGCACGCTCTACAACACGGACGGGCAGATCTTCTCCGACGCGGGGATCCCGGTCGTCCTGATCATGGAGAACTACGACATCAGCCGGCAGGGCTATCACGACACCCACGACACGATGGCGAACATCGACCTCGACTATGGCGCCGCGGTGGCCGCGGTGGCGATCGAAGCGGTGGCCCGGGTCGCGGGCACGTCCCCGAACCGTCGCGTGGAGCTGGTCAGGGGCTGA
- a CDS encoding GNAT family N-acetyltransferase — MVVSTGNFNDEEIATALELVDEALADGEESGYIFVVIEDGTETPARVQGYACYGPTPLTDGVYDLYWIVVHRAAHGKGYGRRLLSLVEEDVRRRRGRKLLIETSSQESYAGTIRFYERSGYALAARIRDFYKVGDDKLVFSKDFA; from the coding sequence ATGGTCGTCTCCACCGGGAACTTCAACGACGAGGAGATCGCGACCGCCCTGGAACTCGTCGACGAGGCCCTCGCCGACGGCGAGGAGAGCGGGTACATCTTCGTCGTGATCGAGGATGGCACGGAAACCCCGGCCAGGGTGCAGGGCTACGCGTGCTACGGTCCGACCCCGCTCACCGACGGCGTCTATGACCTCTACTGGATCGTGGTGCATCGCGCGGCGCACGGGAAAGGATACGGCCGGCGGCTGCTCAGCCTGGTGGAGGAGGACGTGCGCAGGCGCCGGGGCCGGAAGCTCCTGATCGAAACGTCATCCCAGGAGTCGTACGCCGGCACGATCCGCTTCTACGAGCGCAGCGGCTATGCGCTGGCGGCCCGCATCAGGGACTTCTACAAGGTCGGCGACGACAAGCTCGTCTTCTCGAAGGACTTCGCCTAG
- a CDS encoding MBL fold metallo-hydrolase, which produces MQINKHLHALKVPFTIVTPAGALIDRFVYVYLIYGTNGVCLIDSGVASAEEAIFDYLRVTGRRVDDISLIVQTHSHPDHIGATRTIKGETGCAVAVHPLERAWIENVQLQARERPVPGFDALVAGSLAVDRLLEDGEVFDLGCGLKLQVFHTPGHSPGSISILLLGYQALFSGDAIPVPGEPPVYDDVLASVRSIRKLMAVKDVRYLLPSWDEPRKGSAIFSSMEEGLRYLQRIHDAVRLCAGTSPKPDPLETTRCVLKELSLPPELASPIVARSIAAHLKLRDQESILS; this is translated from the coding sequence ATGCAGATCAACAAGCATCTTCATGCGCTCAAAGTCCCTTTCACGATCGTCACCCCCGCGGGGGCGCTGATCGACAGGTTCGTGTACGTCTATCTGATCTATGGCACGAACGGCGTCTGCCTGATCGACAGCGGCGTGGCCTCCGCCGAGGAGGCGATCTTCGATTATCTGCGGGTCACGGGACGGAGAGTCGACGACATCTCGCTGATCGTCCAGACCCATTCCCACCCGGACCACATCGGGGCGACCCGGACGATAAAGGGGGAGACGGGATGCGCGGTCGCCGTGCATCCCCTGGAGAGGGCGTGGATCGAGAACGTGCAGCTCCAGGCCCGGGAGAGACCGGTGCCCGGTTTCGACGCCCTCGTGGCCGGCTCCCTTGCCGTGGACCGGCTGCTGGAGGATGGCGAGGTCTTCGATCTCGGCTGCGGCCTGAAGCTGCAGGTCTTCCACACCCCGGGCCACTCGCCGGGTTCGATCTCCATCCTGCTGCTGGGCTACCAGGCGCTCTTCTCGGGAGACGCCATCCCGGTCCCCGGTGAGCCGCCCGTCTACGATGACGTCCTGGCCTCGGTCCGCTCGATCCGGAAGCTGATGGCGGTCAAGGACGTGCGCTACCTGCTTCCCTCCTGGGACGAGCCGCGGAAGGGCAGCGCCATCTTCTCGAGCATGGAGGAGGGACTTCGATATCTTCAGAGGATCCATGATGCGGTCAGACTCTGCGCGGGGACATCCCCGAAGCCGGACCCGCTGGAGACGACCAGATGCGTCCTCAAGGAGCTCTCGCTCCCCCCGGAGCTGGCAAGTCCCATCGTCGCCCGCTCGATCGCCGCCCACCTGAAGCTGCGCGATCAGGAGAGTATTCTCTCCTAA
- a CDS encoding FecR family protein: protein MKRKIVLPLLVSMTLMLDASFATSQYLPRATSPGAMADAARQVAEESSDGLGLAFVTYLDGNALLRSTDDEDWAAVAPNLSLRVGDRIWVQDGARTEVRFPLGATAWVNYQSELDITRMLRGSRADTIQLALVSGEAAFDVTGFDRPGSVVQVDLPSASIRAFRAARFRVNTLPDGTAQIGVVSGTLALETTDGITDVSAGRMAELRPDGRVLLDFLPSPDDWDTWIASRADRYDQPAASGRYLPADLSPYAHEFDSSGRWVSDQTYGYVWVPAVDPGWSPYSNGRWVWQANDYVWLSYDPWYAPFHFGRWNWSVSFGWFWVAPRGRAYWSPGYVGWSILGDDVCWVPLGYNEVYYGYGNYGPGSVNVYKTTNINITNVYVNSTVNNGVVVVQRDNFLRGKIRQGRIAPARNPFQRGGGGDLRVIGRAPIPEIKPIRETRQPRPDIQITRTSLPPARLDKQARDIKMRVVAPTRDKSAFQPGRKPPAHRNVVKEKELEQWAPPPKAPPAARPEPAFTKPARPPAQRPAQYPAPPPARPEPGFTRPAPPAARPEPGFTRPASPPARPEPGFTRPEPPAARPEPGFTRPEPPAAAVREPQPPAGRHQFKRVPEPQGGAIAPPELPTVPPGPRRKGEQERQQLPGDERQRGGGRGPGSAE from the coding sequence ATGAAGAGGAAGATCGTTCTCCCATTGTTGGTGAGCATGACGCTGATGCTCGACGCGTCGTTCGCGACCAGCCAGTACCTTCCACGGGCGACGAGTCCAGGCGCGATGGCGGACGCCGCCAGACAGGTCGCCGAGGAGAGTTCCGACGGCCTCGGGCTGGCCTTCGTGACGTACCTGGACGGCAACGCGCTGCTCCGGAGCACGGACGACGAGGACTGGGCCGCCGTGGCGCCGAACCTCTCGCTCCGGGTCGGCGATCGGATCTGGGTGCAGGACGGCGCCAGGACCGAGGTCCGCTTTCCCCTGGGGGCGACGGCCTGGGTGAACTACCAGTCCGAGCTCGACATCACCCGGATGCTTCGAGGCAGCCGGGCCGACACCATCCAGCTGGCGCTGGTCTCGGGCGAGGCGGCCTTCGACGTGACGGGCTTCGACCGGCCCGGCTCCGTCGTCCAGGTGGATCTGCCCAGCGCCTCGATCCGCGCCTTCCGCGCGGCCCGCTTCAGGGTCAACACCCTGCCCGACGGCACGGCCCAGATCGGCGTCGTCAGCGGCACGCTCGCGCTCGAGACCACGGACGGCATCACCGACGTGAGCGCCGGCCGGATGGCCGAACTCCGGCCCGACGGGAGGGTCCTGCTGGACTTCCTGCCGAGCCCCGACGACTGGGACACCTGGATCGCGTCGCGGGCGGACCGGTACGACCAGCCGGCCGCGAGCGGCCGCTATCTGCCGGCGGACCTTTCGCCGTACGCCCACGAGTTCGACTCCTCCGGGCGCTGGGTCAGTGACCAGACCTACGGCTATGTCTGGGTTCCCGCGGTCGACCCGGGCTGGTCGCCGTACTCCAACGGCCGCTGGGTCTGGCAGGCGAACGACTACGTCTGGCTCTCGTATGATCCCTGGTACGCCCCTTTCCACTTCGGCAGGTGGAACTGGAGCGTCTCCTTCGGCTGGTTCTGGGTCGCGCCGCGGGGGAGGGCCTACTGGTCGCCAGGCTACGTCGGCTGGTCGATCCTCGGGGACGATGTCTGCTGGGTGCCGCTCGGGTACAACGAGGTCTACTACGGGTACGGGAACTACGGCCCCGGCAGCGTCAACGTCTACAAGACGACGAATATCAACATCACCAACGTCTACGTCAACAGCACGGTGAACAACGGCGTCGTGGTGGTCCAGCGGGACAACTTCCTGCGGGGCAAGATCAGGCAGGGGCGGATCGCCCCGGCGCGCAACCCGTTCCAGCGGGGCGGCGGCGGCGATCTGAGGGTCATCGGCAGGGCGCCGATTCCGGAGATCAAGCCGATACGGGAGACCCGGCAGCCCAGGCCGGACATACAGATCACCCGGACGTCGTTGCCCCCGGCGCGGCTCGACAAGCAGGCCAGGGACATCAAGATGCGAGTCGTGGCCCCGACCAGGGACAAGTCCGCCTTCCAGCCGGGGAGGAAGCCGCCGGCGCACAGGAACGTCGTGAAGGAGAAGGAACTGGAACAGTGGGCGCCGCCCCCGAAGGCGCCGCCTGCCGCGAGGCCGGAGCCGGCCTTCACGAAACCGGCGCGGCCTCCTGCGCAACGTCCCGCGCAGTATCCGGCGCCGCCGCCCGCAAGACCTGAGCCGGGCTTCACGAGACCAGCGCCGCCGGCCGCAAGACCTGAACCGGGTTTCACGAGACCGGCGTCGCCTCCCGCGAGACCGGAGCCGGGTTTCACGAGACCAGAGCCGCCGGCCGCAAGGCCTGAACCGGGTTTCACGAGACCAGAGCCGCCGGCCGCGGCAGTTCGCGAGCCGCAGCCGCCGGCCGGCCGGCACCAGTTCAAGAGAGTGCCGGAACCGCAGGGTGGTGCGATCGCGCCGCCGGAGCTGCCGACGGTCCCGCCGGGGCCGCGACGCAAGGGCGAGCAGGAAAGACAGCAGCTCCCGGGAGACGAGCGTCAGAGAGGTGGCGGGCGCGGCCCGGGGTCGGCGGAGTGA
- a CDS encoding multicopper oxidase, protein MRKGTIRTLGAWLALMGGVAMAPGGAAASALTPQTWLPGECVPQFKTSLPVFGPGYNAALRRVNAVTNSKILVKMVQSSRAVLPDPLAAPYNATDNAGKACPAPTYSPTTIWAYETWTGDGTRKLAPAFWPAVTLEARRGRPLTVTYENDLPSWSVDPTSLQGLITVDKTIHWADPQRMMMICMNNPTGVDPVTGIRCDTPYTGPVPAVPHLHGGEVPSAFDGGPEAWFTPTGLKGKAYRTLDSPASNQAIYRYPNAQEPGTLWFHDHALGSTRTNVYSGLEAFYFLRDPATEPANLPRGAYEIEMAVQDRQFDTNSQLFFPDGSGPLDCLDAFLNPVPCSNLNGPPTNPGTHTFWNPEFAGDVALVNGSAWPVLKVEPRRYRFRLLNGNNARVWNLTFGAAPVYAIGADDAYLDAPAPITSVFMAPGERMDVIVDFTGLSGLITVTNDAPVPFPAGLSPVPYTDPVLCPDPANPCPADQPQMASVMQFDVSLPLVGTDTSCNPAAAQCGRVVPTVRLTNGTGGAIAAGVKVDKVRRLVLKEHQGAGGPLEVLVNNTHWNGLFSPRIAADFPTNGISELPRQGSVELWEIVNLTMDTHPIHTHLVQFQVLNRESFGMAAPMDYPAAWAAAFGNPLPASPICDNLDPLNPCPGYGPPLPYGNNGETTSLPNGQTGVRVFGGNPSLAGYLMGDTTPPAPWESGWKETVKAEPGKVTRFLARWTPTSVPVVPNVSLAGQNFYPFNPTKGPGYVWHCHILDHEDNEMMRPYLVAK, encoded by the coding sequence ATGAGAAAGGGAACGATCCGGACGTTGGGAGCGTGGCTGGCGCTCATGGGGGGCGTGGCCATGGCCCCGGGGGGCGCCGCCGCGAGCGCGTTGACGCCCCAGACCTGGCTGCCGGGGGAGTGCGTGCCGCAGTTCAAGACTTCGCTGCCCGTCTTCGGCCCCGGCTACAACGCGGCGCTCCGGCGGGTCAACGCGGTCACGAACAGCAAGATCCTGGTGAAGATGGTGCAGTCCTCGCGGGCCGTGCTGCCCGACCCGCTGGCGGCTCCCTACAACGCCACGGACAACGCGGGGAAGGCCTGCCCGGCGCCGACCTACAGCCCGACGACGATCTGGGCCTACGAGACCTGGACCGGCGACGGGACCAGGAAGCTCGCTCCGGCGTTCTGGCCGGCGGTGACGCTGGAGGCCAGACGGGGCAGGCCCCTCACCGTCACGTACGAGAACGACCTGCCGAGCTGGAGCGTCGACCCGACCTCGCTGCAGGGGTTGATCACGGTCGACAAGACCATCCACTGGGCCGATCCCCAGCGGATGATGATGATCTGCATGAACAACCCCACGGGCGTCGACCCGGTGACGGGGATCCGGTGCGACACGCCGTACACGGGACCGGTCCCGGCGGTGCCGCACCTCCACGGCGGCGAGGTCCCGTCGGCCTTCGACGGCGGCCCGGAGGCGTGGTTCACGCCGACGGGCCTCAAGGGGAAGGCGTACCGCACGCTCGACTCGCCCGCGTCCAACCAGGCGATCTACCGCTACCCGAACGCCCAGGAGCCGGGGACCCTTTGGTTCCACGACCACGCGCTGGGGAGCACGCGCACGAACGTCTACAGCGGGCTGGAGGCCTTCTACTTCCTCCGCGATCCGGCGACCGAGCCGGCGAACCTCCCAAGGGGCGCCTACGAGATCGAGATGGCCGTCCAGGACCGCCAGTTCGACACGAACAGCCAGCTCTTCTTCCCGGACGGCAGCGGGCCGCTGGACTGCCTCGACGCCTTCCTCAACCCCGTGCCGTGCAGCAACCTCAACGGCCCGCCGACCAACCCGGGGACCCACACCTTCTGGAACCCCGAGTTCGCGGGTGACGTGGCCCTCGTCAACGGCTCGGCCTGGCCGGTTCTCAAGGTCGAGCCGCGGCGCTACCGCTTCCGCCTGCTCAACGGCAACAACGCGCGCGTCTGGAACCTGACTTTCGGCGCGGCCCCCGTCTACGCGATCGGCGCCGACGACGCGTACCTCGACGCGCCGGCCCCGATCACCAGCGTCTTCATGGCCCCCGGCGAGCGCATGGACGTCATCGTGGACTTCACCGGTCTCTCCGGCCTGATCACCGTGACCAACGACGCGCCGGTGCCGTTCCCGGCGGGGCTCTCGCCGGTCCCCTACACCGACCCGGTGCTCTGCCCCGACCCGGCCAATCCTTGCCCCGCTGACCAGCCCCAGATGGCGAGCGTCATGCAGTTCGACGTCTCGCTGCCGCTCGTCGGCACGGACACCAGCTGCAACCCGGCCGCGGCCCAGTGCGGGCGCGTCGTCCCGACCGTGCGGCTGACCAACGGCACCGGCGGCGCGATCGCCGCGGGCGTCAAGGTCGACAAGGTCCGGCGGCTGGTTCTCAAGGAGCACCAGGGGGCGGGCGGGCCGCTCGAAGTGCTCGTGAACAACACGCACTGGAACGGCCTGTTCTCGCCGCGCATCGCGGCGGACTTCCCGACCAACGGCATCAGCGAGCTGCCGCGGCAGGGCTCCGTCGAGCTCTGGGAGATCGTCAACCTGACCATGGACACCCATCCGATCCACACCCACCTGGTGCAGTTCCAGGTCCTGAACCGCGAGAGCTTCGGCATGGCCGCTCCCATGGACTACCCCGCGGCCTGGGCGGCGGCGTTCGGCAACCCGCTGCCGGCGAGCCCGATCTGCGACAACCTCGACCCGCTCAACCCCTGCCCGGGCTACGGCCCCCCGCTGCCCTATGGCAACAACGGCGAGACGACCAGCCTGCCGAACGGACAGACCGGTGTGCGGGTCTTCGGCGGAAACCCCTCGCTGGCCGGCTACCTGATGGGTGACACCACCCCGCCCGCGCCGTGGGAGTCGGGCTGGAAGGAGACGGTGAAGGCCGAGCCGGGGAAGGTGACGCGCTTCCTGGCCCGTTGGACCCCGACGAGCGTCCCGGTCGTGCCCAACGTCTCCCTCGCGGGCCAGAACTTCTACCCCTTCAACCCCACCAAGGGCCCGGGCTACGTCTGGCACTGCCATATCCTCGACCACGAGGACAACGAGATGATGCGGCCGTACCTGGTCGCCAAGTAG
- a CDS encoding FKBP-type peptidyl-prolyl cis-trans isomerase N-terminal domain-containing protein — protein sequence MTTRLAKVLLTVFAVCWAAAVCADARAADQKTEESYALGYQFGENMRKLGLSVDQEALVGAVRDGLGGKAPTIGKDRYLEVYEILQRRIVTIQQRRAAEAKSEKAPQGQGANAPAATPGGTPPAPPAAPAGTGR from the coding sequence ATGACGACGAGGTTGGCGAAGGTCCTCCTGACCGTGTTCGCCGTGTGCTGGGCCGCGGCGGTGTGCGCCGACGCGCGGGCCGCGGACCAGAAGACCGAAGAGAGTTACGCTCTCGGTTACCAGTTCGGCGAGAACATGAGGAAGCTGGGCCTGTCCGTCGACCAGGAGGCGCTGGTCGGCGCGGTCCGGGACGGGCTGGGCGGCAAGGCCCCGACGATCGGCAAGGACCGCTACCTGGAGGTCTACGAGATACTGCAGCGGCGGATCGTCACGATCCAGCAGAGGAGGGCCGCGGAGGCGAAGAGCGAGAAGGCCCCGCAGGGCCAGGGCGCGAACGCGCCGGCGGCGACCCCGGGAGGGACTCCGCCGGCGCCGCCCGCCGCCCCGGCCGGCACGGGCCGCTAG